Proteins from one Halalkalicoccus subterraneus genomic window:
- a CDS encoding DUF420 domain-containing protein: MQQQVRAHVPALTGVLSVLSLALVFGAALGYVPSGLVPAAPEWVITAIPHLNAAISLTAILTISGGWYWIRTGEIENHRFAMIASTMLFAGFLVLYLYRLIVLGGPEPFPGPETVYRFVYLPLLGVHILLAIVCIPLVYYVLLLAFSHSVTELPRTRHATVGRIAASLWLISFSLGAVVYTLLHVVY; encoded by the coding sequence ATGCAACAGCAGGTGCGCGCTCACGTACCCGCACTGACGGGCGTATTGAGCGTACTCTCGCTCGCGCTCGTTTTCGGCGCCGCCCTCGGATACGTTCCCAGTGGCCTCGTACCGGCGGCCCCCGAGTGGGTCATAACCGCGATTCCACATCTCAACGCCGCCATCAGCCTGACGGCGATCCTCACCATCTCGGGTGGCTGGTACTGGATTCGGACGGGAGAGATCGAAAACCACCGGTTCGCGATGATCGCCTCGACGATGCTGTTCGCCGGTTTTCTCGTCCTCTATCTCTACCGGCTGATCGTCTTAGGCGGCCCCGAACCGTTCCCCGGTCCCGAGACGGTCTACCGGTTCGTCTACCTCCCGCTTTTGGGGGTGCATATCCTGCTGGCAATCGTCTGTATCCCGCTCGTCTACTACGTCCTGTTGCTCGCCTTCTCGCATTCGGTGACGGAGCTACCCCGAACGCGCCACGCGACGGTCGGTCGGATCGCCGCCTCGTTGTGGTTGATCTCCTTCAGCCTCGGGGCCGTCGTCTACACGCTGCTTCACGTCGTCTACTGA